The window tattagaaaaacataaaaaatatttccaaatacatgattaataataaatattttaaatgaaaatttctgaaattttagAGCACAACATTCCACAATCTGTCAACATAGAGACTAACAATCTTAAATCAATACTATCTACTTTATGAGTTGTGAACATCTAAATCAACGTCAAAATCCTTAATGCTGTCACACAAACAAATGTTTGTCTCCAGAAAGAGGGTTGGGAATGTTTGTCTCCAGAAAGAGGATTGGGCTTGTAAATAGTGCTGGGACGTGTCATTCACGGTTTGAAGAAAggattttataaatcatataaatctTCTATAGTTTGCGGAGGTCATGACTGTCGAAGAAGAATTAAGGCTGGTAAATGGAGAAATAAAAGAAGGTTATGGTTTACAAGAAGATGTATTattgattgataattatatttatatatatatatatataatcattttaaatttatatatccTTATTCCTTCCAAAGTCGATACCCTAATTCTTTAAATGTACTATAGAGTTTGAGTTGTGAACATCTGAATCAACACATCAAAAAGATTTTGATGTTAAACTGCCACACAAACGATTGTATGGCGTCCACATTGGGCTTCatgtaaaaaaatagtttgtcTCAAGAGGTAAACTCGAAAGACAATATTTTGGAACTTTTGACTTGTAGATAGTGTCGAAAATTCCGTGTTAAATGACACAAACTGTGTGAAAGAGTGTGAAAGGGAggattttataaatcatatcaATATCTTCACTGATATTATATTAAGTCTGGTAGATGGAGAAATAAAAGAAGGTTATAGTTTATAAGGGGATGTatgattaattgataaattattccaaaaatattattattattatttatttatttttaatcaattaaataatttgaattaacaaattatacatgaataaatttagttattaattacattatcatataataataataattattataatatattatcttataattattatagataaaattataattataattaaaatgtattatttcatttattttaaaattttaaacgttaatttgatttttgtttaattaaatggtttatatttttaatatatagtgaattgaatatattaaattaattaacaaaagcagaatatatatatatatatattatatatataataaatatataattatatatatatatatattaacctgagataaaataaaatgaataataaaaatatcttgatatacaattcaaatatatattttattaattctttgattttaactctctgttatcttttatatatatcaattatcaaacaaactcaaaaatatatgactaatatattttgaataaaaagttataaatttacttaaaaatatattgtttaatattgacttaaataaattaatattttaaaacctaTTTAAGTCATTTTTGTGATGGTGATTTTTTTACACTTCATAATTATacaaatctatttttaattgttaactattttttaattactaaaaatatttaaaataataaaaattaccgAAATTTTGTGAAGGGATAAAAccgttaaaataaaaataaaaaaacatatttgttcataacattaatatatataattaatattcatgGCATGGCATGATTCAATGATTCAATGATTGCATGATtgctaattaattaaacatgaattaaaaataatatacttgaatattagaaaaacattaaaaatatttccaagtacaagattaataataaatatttaaatgaaaatttctgGGAAAGCTAAAAATATAACGCGCTTGAGGTTTTGGTTGATATCCATGAATTAAGGATAAAGTCCATAAAGAATGTTTTTGAAtccaattatttttgtttatcaaataatttggtttcgagtttataaaatattccaTAGTAAGAAGACTATCTGAACCAACCTGATGACTCTGTATGTCCAgtctttttttcaattatagAGTAGTTAACAATATGTCTAACCCATTGAAAGACTTCCTAACGTGTTTGAGTTCGAAAATTGATTCTCCGAATATTTGTTTGACTAGAACCATGAACATGATCGGATCCGATGAGAGGGGACTTCCGTTAGAATCTTAACGATGAATCCAAAATCATAGGCACCATAAAAGTGATCCAAGCGCGGGGAATTTAGAGCACATCACTCCACAATCCGTCAAATAGAGACTAACAATCCCGAATCAATACcattttacttgttttttaaaGGCGATACCCTGATCCTTTAAAGTGCTATAGAGGGTTAGGGTCAAAACATATAAGTAGAGATTGTCAATTCGACGGGCTAATGAAAACATAGTGTCGATGCACTTTCTAAGTATAACTAAATATCAAATCCCATTTTAAAGAATCTCTGATTCTATAGTGTTCTtactatttttctaattttatggaAATAAAATGGTATAGactttttgttgaaatattaattttaatagataaagCTAAAAAGGAGACTCTAATTAAATCTTTCATTCATTAATAATCTTATCTAAGATTCTATTAGGAGGTAAGTTATGAGATTTAATTATTGAGTCTAATTTATTTTACGAGATcgatttatttcaaataataatcttTCGACGCATTCCAAAAGTCCAAAAGTCGTACGcgatattttttgtttgatctCACTTAATAATAACTACAGTTAGAGTATGATATTTGAGTGTTCCAAATTTAGAACTTGTGTGCATCTTCTTCTCTAGACTGATGACAAGAAGAGGGTGGAACCGCTTGGTGGGTTAGGGTGGGCTGTAACCCATGttcattgtatatataatatctatattaaCTATCTATAATTAGATctataaatactataatatatatatatctaatatctATATTAACTATCTATAGACTATATAACTACTATAATATAAGAGTCATAAGTAGTGTATATCAACCATTATAAACACCCTTATAAAAAGTACATTAGCTTAGAAACCTTAAATTACTTGTACATACAACctaagcccattaataattaaaaatattctaactACATAAAGACCAATATCTTTCAATTTATAACAATTAATGTTAGACTCACAGATTAGTAAAGAAGTAgagaaaatcaaacaaacccaATAATGCGGTGTCAGAATAATCTCTACACAAAAATTGTACTTGAGTTAGTTCAATTTGTCATTGATTGTGGGTTGGTAACAATGccaaaaaatatttgtcatcTCATAACTGACCCTTTATATATAAGGCAAAATAATGATAAACATGTACAAATCAGATATGATACATGTAAGAGAGAACTCCAAATGAAAGATCAGTTGGACAAAAGAGAAACAACCATCCCCTTTTACGGCTAAAAGGGAATGCACACAAACTCGTGACAAGCATCCTCAAGATATTTGGTGGGTATGAGCTAGCAATCGATCCACCAAATTAGGGTTATATTATCGGATTATAAAAAACCGGGACGAAAAATTCAATTCAACTAAACAATATGTTGAACCAAACAAAATACAACACCAACTCAAATATAAGTGGTGGACAAAGAAAAACAAGGACACCTCTAATGTTAAAGGAAGTCATCGGGGCCAAGAACAAATGACTTTTGAACTTCTCTAGAAGATTTTTTTTGCGAACGTTGTGTTCCGCTTTCTCCTTCGGAGTGCGGCTATTTCTTTACGGGATAAAAACATAGTTCGCAACACACTCAATCAATTTAATCAGGCGATTAAAATTGGCGCTTGACGGACTTGAACTCAAGATCTCAGGAGGCCGAGATAtccacttatttttatttttttagacgTTGTTTACCAATTCTCTAGAAGGATTTAGAGAGAAATAGATACTAATATCTAAGTTAAGGTATTGAATTAGTTATTGCTCCATAATATAAAGTTATGCATATACTTTCTTTTCTAACAGTAATAGATTTTCGATGTAGGAATTAGCTAGGTTAATGAGTTTCTTAATAAGTTGTCCATTAGGGACAAACATGAAGTTTTAAGTGACGTGGCATACTACTATTTTATAGATAGATTCCCTAATAGACTAATTGAGCCCCTTCAATCGcagatcagatcttctgctaccgaattgGGTGTttccctgttgcggaccaatcaaaactcagcattattattatattaataaattaaaattgggttgaaaggaagaaagagaacccggaacccgtattttattccgggttcagcaaaaacagaaatgagtgaagcttccttcgcttcactctgttttacatgaccattgaagagacagtctacactgttttacataaggttgtccatgtaaaactgattgatatatattcactcagatgaatataaaatacattcatgtaaaagcagtttatatgatagaagtaaagcaaacttcacttgatattaaatttgtaagatatttaaatgaatttactttaattattttatgattatatattaaatatatatataaacatgttcAAATTAGCAGGGGAGAATCGTGAGGACGAAGTTGACGATGATGATGAACATGCACGTACTGAGACTACATTTGATGAATTCGTTCCTAGTCCTCTCATTCCTCTCAAAGCCGCGCTTGAAAAAGACAAGGTCATTTCTCTCTGCATATCCGCAACTCTTTTACGTCTCTATTCCTTCATCTATCATCATTATTACTATATTCCTTTGTTGTTCTCTTCTTACCTCTTATCTTAGGGTTTCTAATCATCACACAGTTTTTCTTCTTTGCCTCTAAGTTGCGTTCGCATTCGTGATCGTGAAGTACTGATTCGTTGATCTTTATTTTTGATTCCATCATGTCTCGAATTTCAAATCCAGGTTGATCGAGCATAGGTTCGACCTTTGAGGCTTTGAAATtcgaatttgaaatttaaattgtgGCTGACCAGACCATTTGATTTGAACTCAACAGCTCttgttcaaataaaataaacaatagaTGATTGCAATATTAAGTATATTTACTCCTCAGGATGATGAAAGTTTAAGGAGGTGGAAAGAAAAGCTGCTTGGCCGTGTAGAAAGTGATCTAACTGGTACTTATAAACTTGAGAGTTGAGATCTCTACTTTGTACTGAATTCTCTCTTTTAATTAGTCATTCCATTTTTCCAGAGCAAATGGAGCCTGAAGTTACATTCCTCACCATAGGAATCATTTCTGATGAACTTGGGGAAATTAACACACCCTTGCCTGTAGACGAGACTAAAAGTAGAGATGTTCTATTTGCTCTAAGAGAGAACTCCGAATACCAGCTTAAGCTGACATTCACTGTTGGCCACAACATTGTCTCTGGCCTTGCTTACACTAACACTGTGTGGAGGTATGGAGTCCAAGGTAAAGAATCTACTTTATGACATCCTTTACCATAATTTTATCTCACTGGCTTGATTGGTTTCTGCTTTTAGGAAGCACTATAACCTGCTACAATTTTTCAACTGATTTTGTCTCTGAAGTTCTTTTGTAGATTAGAAATATGAATAGAAAATAATCTAGTATATGTGTATATGTATACATGTAAGTTTACTTTCCCTCTATGAATTGCCATGATTTGAATCCTGGGTTATCTGTTTTATGCTCCTAAATGGCTGGCTGGCTGGCATTTGGAAATACTtactatttttgttttatatgtaGATCCGTTTCCAAATAGAACATAACTAAATTTTTGATGAGTCTGTGTCATGATCCGAATGTTTTTTGTATCTTGGAAATGATCCGATACAGAAGCAATAATATGTGTTTCACATGATTTTTGTACTCTAATACAAGAGACACCCCCTGATGAATTGGGCAATAGTGTTTCATTGTTGTAAAAAGAAATAGAATCAACCTTGGAATTCTCTATATCTCTTGACTAACATTTTGTTACTGTAAGTTATAGCCTCCTGAACATATTAAGCAAACATAGAggtctgttttttttttctgtggTATGAAGAGTACTACTATCTTTACACTTTAGATGCTCCATTGTTTACCAAGAAACGTTAAACtcggaaaagaaaaaaagtgttCACATGGATTCCCTACCTCTATGCTGTTCCTGGATTTTTTTGTGAGGTTATTAT is drawn from Impatiens glandulifera chromosome 3, dImpGla2.1, whole genome shotgun sequence and contains these coding sequences:
- the LOC124929752 gene encoding rho GDP-dissociation inhibitor 1-like; translated protein: MFKLAGENREDEVDDDDEHARTETTFDEFVPSPLIPLKAALEKDKDDESLRRWKEKLLGRVESDLTEQMEPEVTFLTIGIISDELGEINTPLPVDETKSRDVLFALRENSEYQLKLTFTVGHNIVSGLAYTNTVWRYGVQVDGSKGHAGYFCSPARTICIHTLKQKPTPSGVLARGIYSAKLKVKDDDKRCHMELKYCFEIRT